A portion of the Bombus pascuorum chromosome 8, iyBomPasc1.1, whole genome shotgun sequence genome contains these proteins:
- the LOC132909491 gene encoding apidermin 2-like, translating into MKYLVVLVAALAVASASPERERRSLGWGHNGAVVLGGVLPGVAVAGPVAPSAAVIGPVAAPAAVVGPAAGAAAVVGPAAGSAAVVGPAAGSAVVAGPAGTVVAPGAGLLW; encoded by the exons ATGAAATACTTG GTCGTCCTTGTCGCTGCCCTGGCCGTCGCCTCAGCCAGCCCTGAGCGTGAACGTCGTTCCCTAGGTTGGGGACACAATGGAGCAGTGGTGTTGGGTGGTGTGTTACCTGGAGTGGCAGTAGCTGGACCAGTGGCTCCTTCGGCTGCGGTTATCGGACCCGTCGCTGCACCAGCAGCCGTGGTTGGGCCTGCTGCAGGTGCTGCCGCAGTAGTTGGGCCTGCTGCTGGCTCTGCCGCCGTCGTGGGACCGGCTGCCG GTTCGGCGGTGGTCGCTGGTCCCGCAGGAACAGTGGTGGCGCCAGGAGCCGGTCTACTGTGGTAG
- the LOC132910141 gene encoding apidermin 2-like isoform X1: MKSLLILFAIVAVVVAFPEPERERRGILAAPALAAPAWVAAPKIAAAPVAIAAPKLLAAPAVVAAPALAAPAWGLKGW; this comes from the exons ATGAAATCCCTG TTGATCCTTTTCGCCATCGTTGCCGTCGTTGTGGCCTTCCCTGAACCAGAACGAGAACGCCGTGGAATCCTTGCGGCTCCAGCCCTCGCAGCCCCAGCATGGGTTGCTGCTCCCAAAATCGCTGCTGCCCCCGTTGCCATCGCTGCTCCTAAACTCCTTGCGGCTC cAGCAGTTGTAGCTGCTCCCGCCCTAGCCGCCCCCGCGTGGGGACTGAAAGGATGGTAA
- the LOC132910141 gene encoding apidermin 2-like isoform X2, whose amino-acid sequence MKSLLILFAIVAVVVAFPEPERERRGILAAPALAAPAWVAAPKIAAAPVAIAAPKLLAAPVVAAPALAAPAWGLKGW is encoded by the exons ATGAAATCCCTG TTGATCCTTTTCGCCATCGTTGCCGTCGTTGTGGCCTTCCCTGAACCAGAACGAGAACGCCGTGGAATCCTTGCGGCTCCAGCCCTCGCAGCCCCAGCATGGGTTGCTGCTCCCAAAATCGCTGCTGCCCCCGTTGCCATCGCTGCTCCTAAACTCCTTGCGGCTC CAGTTGTAGCTGCTCCCGCCCTAGCCGCCCCCGCGTGGGGACTGAAAGGATGGTAA
- the LOC132910167 gene encoding uncharacterized protein LOC132910167 isoform X1, translated as MKYLAVLVSIVSVCSAAPSLVSPLVGAVSLAGAHVGSAVVAGPHVGSAVVAGPAAGAVKVAGPVAGPAVVTGAVAGPSAVVGSVAGPTVVSEPGLGVVVSNALVAPALAGHAVVAAAPAAAVVAGPAASTVVAGPVTKTAVIGASSSAVIAGGHAW; from the exons ATGAAATACTTG GCTGTTCTGGTATCAATCGTGTCGGTTTGCTCAGCCGCGCCGAGTCTTGTCAGCCCACTCGTCGGTGCTGTAAGTTTAGCTGGTGCTCATGTAGGATCAGCGGTCGTTGCTGGTCCTCATGTAGGATCAGCGGTCGTTGCTGGTCCCGCAGCTGGAGCAGTTAAAGTAGCTGGGCCAGTTGCTGGACCTGCAGTAGTCACTGGAGCCGTAGCCGGCCCGAGTGCTGTTGTTGGTTCGGTTGCTGGACCTACTGTCGTTTCTGAACCGGGACTTGGCGTTGTCGTTA gtAATGCACTCGTTGCCCCTGCACTGGCTGGACATGCAGTGGTAGCGGCAGCTCCAGCAGCCGCGGTTGTCGCTGGACCAGCAGCATCCACAGTCGTCGCTGGCCCCGTTACCAAAACTGCAGTAATCGGAGCTTCATCCTCCGCGGTTATCGCCGGAGGTCACGCCTGGTAG
- the LOC132910167 gene encoding uncharacterized protein LOC132910167 isoform X2 → MKYLAVLVSIVSVCSAAPSLVSPLVGSAVVAGPHVGSAVVAGPAAGAVKVAGPVAGPAVVTGAVAGPSAVVGSVAGPTVVSEPGLGVVVSNALVAPALAGHAVVAAAPAAAVVAGPAASTVVAGPVTKTAVIGASSSAVIAGGHAW, encoded by the exons ATGAAATACTTG GCTGTTCTGGTATCAATCGTGTCGGTTTGCTCAGCCGCGCCGAGTCTTGTCAGCCCACTCGTCG GATCAGCGGTCGTTGCTGGTCCTCATGTAGGATCAGCGGTCGTTGCTGGTCCCGCAGCTGGAGCAGTTAAAGTAGCTGGGCCAGTTGCTGGACCTGCAGTAGTCACTGGAGCCGTAGCCGGCCCGAGTGCTGTTGTTGGTTCGGTTGCTGGACCTACTGTCGTTTCTGAACCGGGACTTGGCGTTGTCGTTA gtAATGCACTCGTTGCCCCTGCACTGGCTGGACATGCAGTGGTAGCGGCAGCTCCAGCAGCCGCGGTTGTCGCTGGACCAGCAGCATCCACAGTCGTCGCTGGCCCCGTTACCAAAACTGCAGTAATCGGAGCTTCATCCTCCGCGGTTATCGCCGGAGGTCACGCCTGGTAG